A stretch of the Eretmochelys imbricata isolate rEreImb1 chromosome 15, rEreImb1.hap1, whole genome shotgun sequence genome encodes the following:
- the ZBED2 gene encoding zinc finger BED domain-containing protein 2, with protein MKQEEEEVVVRIEEEVGNAGGRRGAVPTHTHHGRGVRFSEVWEYFHIAPPRTGHHPSQYAACRLCGRQVSRGPGLNVGTTALWKHLRSMHREELEKSGHRQVNQCPVAHLPVVQHQPVAEGEWAQLMEQMGALALRASQREREVEKREKAVERRARAVERRERAVERRERAVAEEERSLTERVLKMKAEEVQVRLKSTCERESALASAADLPMHFV; from the coding sequence ATgaagcaggaagaggaggaggtggttgtGAGGATAGAGGAAGAGGTTGGTAACGCAGGAGGGCGAAGAGGTGCAGtgcccacccacacacaccatgGCAGAGGAGTGAGATTTTCTGAGGTGTGGGAGTACTTCCACATTGCCCCACCCCGGACTGGTCACCACCCCAGCCAATATGCTGCCTGCAGGCTGTGCGGCCGACAGGTCAGCCGTGGTCCAGGGCTCAACGTTGGGACCACCGCTCTGTGGAAACACCTACGGAGCATGCACAGAGAGGAGCTGGAGAAGAGTGGGCACAGGCAGGTCAACCAATGCCCAGTGGCACACTTGCCCGTGGTACAGCACCAGCCGGTTGCAGAGGGGGAATGGGCTCAGCTCATGGAGCAGATGGGGGCGCTGGCTCTGCGTGCCAGCCAGCGGGAGAGGGAAGTGGAGAAGAGGGAGAAGGCTGTGGAACGCAGGGCAAGGGCCGTGGAGCGGCGCGAGAGGGCCGTGGAGCGGCGCGAGAGGGCCgtggcagaggaggagaggtCTCTGACAGAGAGGGTGCTGAAGATGAAGGCTGAGGAGGTTCAGGTGCGGCTGAAAAGCACATGCGAGAGGGAGAGCGCCCTGGCTTCAGCTGCTGATCTCCCCATGCATTTTGTGTAG
- the CORO1C gene encoding coronin-1C isoform X3, whose product MVWQIPENGLALSLTEPVVVLEGHSKRVGIVAWHPAARNVLLSAGCDNIVIIWNVGTGEALINLDDMHLDMIYNVSWNRNGSLICTASKDKKVRVIDPRKQEIVAEKERAHEGARPIRAIFLSDGNVFTTGFSRMSERQLALWNPKNMEEPIALHEMDTSNGVLLPFYDPDTNIIYLCGKGDSSIRYFEITDESPYVHYLNTFSSKEPQRGMGFMPKRGLDVNKCEIARFFKLHERKCEPIIMTVPRKSDLFQDDLYPDTAGPEAALEAEEWFEGKNADPILISLKHGYIPGKNRDLKVVKKNILDNKPAANKKSDLINTPKKAADTSNIQNEAKLDEILKELKSIKDTISNQDERISKLEQQMAKMTV is encoded by the exons ATG GTCTGGCAGATCCCAGAGAACGGACTCGCCCTCTCCCTGACGGAGCCTGTGGTGGTTTTAGAAGGCCATTCAAAGAGAGTTGGCATCGTTGCTTGGCATCCAGCTGCACGTaatgtgctgctcagtgcag GTTGTGATAATATAGTCATCATCTGGAATGTGGGAACAGGTGAAGCCCTTATAAATCTGGATGACATGCATCTGGACATGATTTACAATGTGAGCTGGAATCGCAACGGCAGCCTGATTTGTACAGCTTCTAAAGACAAAAAAGTCCGAGTGATTGACCCTAGGAAACAAGAAATCGTTGCT gagaaggagagggccCACGAGGGAGCACGGCCTATAAGAGCAATATTCCTCTCCGATGGCAATGTCTTTACCACCGGCTTCAGCCGCATGAGTGAACGGCAGCTCGCCCTGTGGAATCCT AAAAATATGGAAGAGCCAATAGCCCTGCATGAAATGGACACCAGCAATGGGGTGCTGCTTCCATTCTATGACCCAGACACCAATATCATTTACCTGTGTGGCAAG GGTGACAGCAGCATTCGCTACTTTGAGATCACCGATGAATCCCCGTATGTCCACTACCTCAACACCTTCAGCAGCAAAGAACCGCAGAGAGGGATGGGGTTCATGCCAAAGAGGGGCCTGGATGTGAACAAGTGTGAAATAGCCAG gttCTTCAAACTTCACGAGCGGAAGTGCGAGCCCATTATCATGACTGTCCCCCGAAAG tctgaccttttcCAAGATGACCTGTATCCCGATACGGCTGGTCCAGAAGCAGCTCTGGAAGCTGAAGAGTGGTTTGAGGGGAAGAATGCTGATCCCATTCTCATTTCTTTGAAACATGGGTACATTCCAGGCAAGAACAGGGATCTCAAGGTGGTCAAAAAGAACATATTGGACAACAAGCCTGCAGCAAACAAGAAAAGCGATCTCATTAACACCCCAAAGAAAGCAGCAGACACCTCAAATATT CAAAACGAAGCCAAATTGGATGAGATTTTGAAAGAGCTTAAATCTATAAAAGACACAATCTCCAATCAAGATGAGCGCATTTCCAAGTTAGAACAGCAGATGGCGAAGATGACGGTTTGA